DNA from Xiphias gladius isolate SHS-SW01 ecotype Sanya breed wild chromosome 9, ASM1685928v1, whole genome shotgun sequence:
CTCTGTAAGAAACCTCTGAACGTTTTTATGTGTGTAGGTGGAGTTGccttcatttaaataaagttcCATCTTTATTTAGACTTGAAAATGTTTCCCTCGAGGTGTGGCACCATAAATTGCTCTCCATTCCGGGCTGAGACAAGAGTTTAGTGCCAAAGTAAAGCAGAGAAAACGTCCATCTTGAGCAGCAAAAGCAGTCAATGTTTAGAAAATGTTGCCACAAGTATTGTAGCAGAGCAGACATAGTACATAATCCAACTtttttaagagattttttttttccattgaacATTCCATTCATTCAAATTCAAGATTATCTGGAAACCCCCCCCCTTTGGCACTTTTCCTGCAACATAACACTGTCTCTGACATCAACAAAGACTTCAAAGACTCCACTTCACCTGTTCTGCTCTCTGTTATCTGCCCCTCCATACCTGTCCAGACTCAGCCAGTTCCCAACCCCATGTCCTACTACATGCACCGCTCCCCATGGTGGTTCCATCGCTTTGAGGCGTTGTCCAACCACTTCATTGAGCTCATCGTCCCGTTCTTCACCTTCCTGGGCAGGCGGATGTGCATGGTCAACGGAGCAATTCAGATCCTGTTCCAGGTAATACAAACTATTCACCAACTCCCAAAATTTACTATTCAAAGcggcacgtgtgtgtgtgtgtgtgtgtgtgtgtgtgtgtgtgtgtgtgtgtgtgtgtgtgtgtgtgtgtgtgtgtgtgtgtgtgtgtgtgtgtgtatatatgcgaacatgtctggaggggatcttttAAGTGTTGCTGTCCTGTTCTTTCAGGGCTAATGGAGTTACAGCAGCTATTTGTTCATCCTCACTCAGAAACTCAAATGTATGTTCTGTGTTGCATTATGAGAGTAGAGATGTAATTGATAGGTTTTCCACACATGATAACAAATGAACATAGGTTCATTTATGACTGAATGAAAGTACTGTTGCTGACACAAATCTGTTCTGCTGAAACAGGccaaattatattatttatgtgtTGTTCTTCTCAAGTTTATCAACTTCATTTCAATGAAGTGCTTTTCAAATAGTATGTCTTTCTTCACGTAGAGGCAGTATTAGATGCCACAAGACTGCAATTATTGGGCTTTACATGAGCCATGTATTTACATTGTTACCTAGAATAGATTTCTAGGAAGTTTTGATAAAAGGGAAGACTCTTCAGCTTTCTTTGTTGTGGGGCCAGATTTGGCTCGCGGGCTGCTATTTGCCCACTTCCTCCACAAAGCACCATCTATTCCTccagtttatttgaaaaatgaaaaatatccaaaTCTTGGGGACTTTTGGAGATACCTAGTTTTCACAGGAGAGGTCaactcaaaaaatgtttaaacaaacaGTAATGTATGTATGGCTCTATTGTTAAGTAAAGAGCAGTCAGAACATTATTATTCCTCTTAAACAGGTGGTTTCAAAGGgatgttttattacatttatctgtgttttatttcattatgtctAACTGCACACTTCAATTCAATTTGTGGATCATGTGCAACGCTGTATGCCAATTTTGCCTGGCTCAGAATAAATCAATACTCACATGTACCAAGGATGCCTTGTAATACTGAATTGATGCAACATAATCATTCCACTACGTGTTTAATGATAAAGTTTTGGAGTATTACTCAGGTTTTTCTCTCCACTAACTGTGTGTCTTTTGTCCCTGCTTTGTCTTATGTGCTATAGGTGGTTCTGATAGTGAGTGGGAACCTCAGTTTCCTCAACTGGCTGACCATTGTTCCCAGTCTGGCCTGTTTTGACGATGCATCCCTCGGCTTCTTGTTTCGCTCTGGAGGGGGAGCCAAGAAGGCAGTGTTGGACATACAGGAAGAGGATGCAGCTGGATGCACCCCCAAACCCACCAACGGTATATTAGATTCAGAAAAACAtagtattattatataaaaatataagtgtgtgtgtgtgtgtgtgtgtgtgtgtgtgtgtgtgtgtgtgtgtgtatatatgtgttttatatgtgaATTATGGGAAGAAAAAGGATTAGCGCGTGGCCAGCTAAGTAGCTTGGAAAAGTATGACACTTGGTTTATTAGAATTTAATCTGATGTTGCTTACATATTTTACAGGACAGACTGCTTGAAATGTTgtagagtgagagagagtggcCTCTTTCTAATTGGTCTCATTGGACCCATTAGGATGTTGAatataaaatatgcttttacCTTTAAGTATGAGcatgttttaatcatttgaaCAGGCCCAGCAAGTCTGTCTTAGTGTAAAAAGTTTTAGTTGGATTAGGTTGATGCCTTAACCATGTATGGGATAAGCAGGCAGACAAAGGTAGGAAGGAACTGATGCAGACTCGGCCAACATTTGTCAATACCAGCCGTCCCATGATGCTAAAAGGCCAAACCTTTTCCTCTGAGGAAGTGTTAAAGTGATTACACACATATAAACCCACACGGGACTTACACTCTCAGTAGCACCGACTCTGTCACGTCAAATGATGAATCCCCTTCCAGGCCAGACACTAACAAATATGTCAGTGTGATTTAAGCTGTAGCTACAGTTTGTATTTTGAATTCTTGAATTATGCAGCTGTGAGAAGCGTTATTTCTCTCCAAGTCAACAGAATTTAACCAGTGAACAAACGCTGTAGCAGCTCCTTCAGGCTAAAAGGGAGCAATGCATCATGCATACATGCATCCCTgcaatttcttcaaatttggctcTTGAGCATTGTAGATAGAGTGTGTAATGGACAGACAGACTCGAGCTGATccataaaacacacacgcacacaaaaaaccccagaaaCTGTATCAAACTGCAATTTCCCTTTACtcatagatatagatatagatgtaATGGAGACAGATGTAGCAGTTTTCCTCgctgtttttcatgttgttccattctttttttttcttctttttgtgtgtgtgtgtgtgtgtgtatgagtcaGGTATGTTGATTCGTAAGGTCGCAAACATTTCTTTGGGCATTCTGATTGGCTACCTGAGCGTTCCTGTGGTGATAAACCTGTTTAGCTCCAGGCAGGTGATGAACACCTCCTTCGACCCACTGCGCATCGTGAACACCTACGGGGCCTTTGGCAGGTACACTTTTGGGGGTCCGGGGTCATGGGGTCGGACAACACTTCAAAACATCTAAAGAAAATTCACTAAATGCATAAGGGATCCATACCCTTATATCATTAATTCccatgtcttctttttttctttattcccttTAGAATTTTCATTTGTGGGGGTAAATTTAGTCAAACTACTTGGTGGTGCCAGTCTCAActatttaaaacatgtcttttaaaAGGATTTGAGATCAAGAGTTCACAATataccttggaaacagcagctgacaaaacacCTCACTACAAGGTCCATTAGGTATCTGTTCTGGGGCTACCTCAGCAGATGAAGCTGTAATTGAAGTATAGATgtattatactatactatagGTCTGCTAGAAACCGAGCACAACGGTGAAATAATTTTGGtatcaatccaaaaaaaaaaagagtcccaGCCATTCAGAATAATCcaagcagtttgtttttttggggttttttttaggttttgtgttttgggtgTACAGAAGTGTTACATCTTGCAATTTTCTGAAACTTAAAGATACAATAGAGCACGTGTCTGTTTTACAAAGGTCAGACCCAACGTGTGGGTCTAAAGATTTGAATAACTGAGTAAGATTACCTTTTAACCTATAACTATGATCACATTTCTTCtatgatacatttttctttatattttctgtaaatctgctatcattacatacatttttttcaaatctataACTTGAAAATTTGTGCTTGTACAAGCATCTGCACTTTAACATCTTGTACTCTGATCCATGTCTTCAGTCCTGCATTTGCAAACATCAACTccaccctctttttttcttgcagccTTAATAActatttaatgttgttttccaAATCTTCGTTCCCACTATTTTGTGTcggcccccccccccgccggtCCAGCATCACCAAGGAGCGTACTGAGGTGATTTTCCAGGGCACTTTGAGTCCTGATCCCAAGGACCCTGAGGCGGTTTGGGAGGAGTACCAGTTCCTGTGTAAGCCAGGGGACGTTTACCGGAGACCGTGCCTCATATCACCGTACCATTACCGGCTGGACTGGCTCATGTGGTTTGCTGCCTTCCAGGTACATGTTAACTTGTTTTTGTGACAAGTTAATAACTGAATAATCCCTCTGTGGTTGTGGAGTCTGGCTgatagtattattattttttttaagcccagATTTTATACTAGcatatttgtgtttgcttttgcatttgaaaaaataaaataagttcaAGTATTTCCATCTGAATTTTATCTTATTAGTGGAAAAGCTTGAGCATGCTGAAGTGTCCACCTACAGTGTCTAGACACTAGGTGGCAGTAGTTCCATGTACTTACTCCCAACTTGGTACAGTCTGTCTCGCTCTCAGCCTCCACCTGTAAATCTTTTTTGagctctttgtgtctgtgttttttctgttcattgtaTTGTCTCTCAATATCCTTCTTTCTTGTCTTGCCATACCTGTCCCCTCTTCTTTCAAAACCAATCTTGATCTCTTTTCATACAGACCTACGAGCAGAGTGAGTGGGTGATCCACATAGCCGGACGCCTGCTGTCCAACGACAGCACAGTCCTCTCCCTGCTTGACCAGAACCCTTTCCAAGGCAGAGACCCCCCCAggtaaacacagaaaaggcAGCAGAGTTCGGAGCAGTGCATCTTTCCTTCCGAACACTGTGTTATCTTTGTCCTCCGAGCTTGTATCAGTATGAAGCATTTTCTGCCACCCCCCAGCCCTGCCACTTTTCATTCTAAAATGCTCTTTTCTTGAAGAAAATCTCTTCTTACCTCTTTTTTAGCTGGAATTTCCTGAAATAGCACATAATTTACCTATTAATGATCAATATATCATTTAATGTGTAGGCACGGATCAGTCGATTGACAATCATATAATCATGagtaataatttttttgtcctATAGCCCCATCTGGTGAACTAAAGAGTACATAATGTCTtgcttgcttaaaaaaatgcatgtgtgcagaCTATATTTACGtcgaattaaaaaaagataatagtgtaatgattaaataaataatagtttatttgtgGAGGATTTCAGTAGCCTTGATACTCAGCTTGCTGCTATCTTGTCAGTAGGGAAAACCAAAGTACAGTTAGGTCACTAAGTATCTGGatggtgacacaattttcataattttgcctcagCACACCaccacattttatttgaatcaaagccatcaagatgtgattgaagtttagactttcagctttaactcaagggtttaacaaaaatatcattaatTCCTAATTCCTACCATTAACTGTTGGaaggaattacagctatttttatatagcccctcattttcagaggctccaAAGTAATTGCACAatccaacataattataaatgtaaggattctttttaatacttggatggaAATgatttgcagtcaatgactgcctgaagtctggaacccatggacatcaccaaatgctgattTTCCTTCATTGAGATGCTTTGCTAGGCCTTTACTGCATCCAGCTTCAGTagctgcttgtttgtttggtctttctgccctcagttttgtcttcaggaagtgcaAAGCAGGCTCAActgggctgaggtcaggtgactaaCAATATTCCATTTCCTTGCCTTTTAGATGCTCTTTGGTTGCCTTAGCagtatgttttaatttgtgtatttggATACAAGAAGCTGAGATTTTAAAAGGCTTTGACTCATGGGATTTCACGACTCCTATGTCCCCCTCCCTCTCAGGTGGGTGCGAGGAGAACATTTCAGGTACAAGTTCAGCCAGCCGGGCAGTGCTAGCGCAGCGCAGGGGAAGTGGTGGCTGAGAAAACGCATCGGAGCCTACTTCCCTCCCGTGGACCTGGAAGCACTCAGGGGCTACTTCCAGTCCAGGAACTGGCCCCACCCACATATACCACCATACAGGAACTAGAGACACGACCTCCGACAGCATCACCTAAAGAGAAATCGGAGGACTACAGGAGTTGATTTCTGAGAGAGCTCAGTTTCAGCCTGACACTGCTGGAGTTGAATAAATGTTACAAGGAAGGACCAAGGATCCCATTGGGTTTTTCAGATCGCAATTTTTCATGAAGAACTGCTTAATAAAACCTTTCCTGAAATCCTGACATTTATTCCCAAACAATGTGATGATTTTTTAGGATTTCTCTTAGGGATCTATTTTCAGTGATTACAAATAAAGGGCTTAATTTCTGTATGTTGTATCTTATAAAACACCCTCAGTTAACGCCAAATTTAAGTATTCAAACGGATCTGCCCAACGGGGTCCAGACACACTGACCAGTTTGCCATCAAAAAGAATATTTCTGGATAGGCTGAGCATTTTTGGGCTGTTGGTGTGCCACTTAACATCTGACTGGCTGAGCTGCAGGTTCAGAACAGGTTCAGCTAAGCTGGTTTAAAACACTGCTGCGTATATCGACTGGGATTCGCTTCCTGTGTCAGAACAAGCACAGGCAGGTGACTGAGTCCGGCGGGCTGGAAAACCAACAAAactgaggagaagaaagacccAACGGGATATTTACTATACATGGAGTGTCCGCGGTCTGCCAGCCACATTAcaaagacagataaacagagaggATGTTTAAGTGCTATAACTCTGATTATTAACACCAGACATCATATTAATCTTAAAATGCTTCTTTCACTGATTATAATGCAATTAGCACATAGAATGAGTCCATGATGCTACATTTAATCATCCTGTTGCcatatttgattttgaaaacttaaaaagaaactgaaaaatacttaagagtaagggattttttttttttactgatttagtgttttgttttttatgtgaatATACATTCAAAAACAGGTTAAATATTGTGTGTCTATCTGTGGTGTTTTATGCAGAGTTTCTCGCCCTCAAAACGTTTCCACCCCAAAGCAGGTTTCGCAGAGGTACTATAACCTGTTTCGCAGGAGTTGGACCATGTCTGGGTGTTTCCTGCGTGGCCGGCACGGCTTCAGCGCCATGCGTTTGTCCACGCGGGACGCGTCCACGCACAGCCCTGAGTGGAGGCCCCAGCTTGGGTCACAGTTACCGCAGTCACGACCGTAAAACAGAGGGAAGTAGACCCGGAGCGGGAAAACGTGCCAGGTACAGGGGGCACGCCCGTCCGAACGGCAGAGCGCCGCGTCTTCCCCGGCTCACGGCGCGCTTTCTCCCTCTGGTTCCGACGGCTCCGACTGATGATGGCACACCCACAAACAGTCACGCCACCCACCAGTTCctggaacaaaaataaaaaaacttggGAGGGCCCGGGCTTGGAACTGCGGGGGCAAATGCGAGAGCTGGCCGTCCGCTGGGAACGTGAGCAAGTTCGCGGATCGGTGGGATTTTTTTAAGACTCAGAACGGGAGGACCGGCCACAGGATTTGTCAGTTGAATAAGATCTGTGAGGAATTTTAAACGCAAGGGCCCACAGAGGTAAGAAGCCCCTTTGCGATCCACAACCATTTTACGTAGAAAATCTGCCTCGTTGGTCCTTCGGTCAGCGGGTTTTTTCTCTCGATTTTTCCCTGTCGTGAAACTTGTTCTCTTACTGTTCAGAGACCGATACCAGTGTCTGTGTGGGTGAATGCCAGCCCTGTAGCCGAGGTCGGCACACGCACTTTCCTGTAGATATGTAAATTTTGCTAGCTAACCATCATTAGCAGTTTTCGTTACTCAACTGGTCAAGCTAATGTGTGACTACGACCGTTTGCTAGCGGGAGGGTAATTTGCCAGAAAACGTTGTTTTTGCTGAGAATGCTTCAGTTGTTACACACCCCGAAATGCATTTGAATGATTTTGTAATGTCTTCCTCGCGTACTCGGGCAAGCTCGAAAAACAGTCCAGTCACTTTAAAGCTCAGTCAAAGATGCCCCACTTTTGAAATATACAgtgttacattttaattttagccCCGCTTTCGTttccccacaaaaaaaaaaaaaaaaacacacccattTGAATGAAACTTAGCCTGCGGGGGAAACTGCCCTCGTCTGGGATGCAGACTGACTGCGTAAGGTGAGCCACACTTCGAGGTTTCGTCGGTTTAAAGGAAATACTGCCTAGAGAAAGCAAACAGTGTTACAACAATGCGAGGTCGTAGAAAAATGCTCACAAGCAATTTGTTAGACCACGAATGAATGTTACAGATGACCGTCACGTAAAGTTATTGCTGGTGCGTCCATCAAAGAGCTGGTGGAGAAGGCCTGCAAAAAAACGAAGGTCCAATTTCTTGTACTTGACTATGAATCCAGGCAAGTCAATGGGAGGATCTTTTTCTAGAGCAAGGGATCTCAGTCTTGCATGACTACAGGTGGATAAGAGTGGAGGAGCAAGTAAATTAAATGTCGAACAATTTTATACAGGGAATAAAAGTAAAACCATCTTAGGTGCAATGCATCGAGGAGGTCAGCGTTTGGATGCGAGTGGACATTTGTGCCCCACACAAGGCTTTAGGGCTCCATTTCAGAAATGTACAAAGACgaggaaaaaatgagagaaattggaagaaataacagaaagagagagaagtccGAGTTCTGAGATCAGAGACTGAGCTGTCATGGTAGGGACCTTAGATTTAAACCTCAGACAATGAGTCCTAATGACTTTGCTGAGGAGGCAGCAGTTAAATTGTTCT
Protein-coding regions in this window:
- the lmf1 gene encoding lipase maturation factor 1 — encoded protein: MADSSESPESCVRRRRVESRKTETKSADSFRQHGADTDTETETEKRLESLQTGTFWLSRIVLLRSVAFIYLVAFSVAYNQNKQLIGEHGLMPCKSYLNSVKRYVGGKIGMAALAYTPSILWFLDWGDMDANLDGIALAGMALSAFVLVTGMANMVIMVTLWVLYHSLVNVGQLWYSFGWESQLLETGFLAVFLCPVWTLCQVPRRCPPSLICIWTFRWLIVRIMLGAGLIKIRGDKCWRDLTCMDYHYETQPVPNPMSYYMHRSPWWFHRFEALSNHFIELIVPFFTFLGRRMCMVNGAIQILFQVVLIVSGNLSFLNWLTIVPSLACFDDASLGFLFRSGGGAKKAVLDIQEEDAAGCTPKPTNGMLIRKVANISLGILIGYLSVPVVINLFSSRQVMNTSFDPLRIVNTYGAFGSITKERTEVIFQGTLSPDPKDPEAVWEEYQFLCKPGDVYRRPCLISPYHYRLDWLMWFAAFQTYEQSEWVIHIAGRLLSNDSTVLSLLDQNPFQGRDPPRWVRGEHFRYKFSQPGSASAAQGKWWLRKRIGAYFPPVDLEALRGYFQSRNWPHPHIPPYRN